The Chryseolinea soli genome contains a region encoding:
- a CDS encoding D-TA family PLP-dependent enzyme gives MKTDWFVLQNADELDTPAMVVYPDRVIDNIKTLVNSIDDVKRLRPHVKTHKSAEVTAMMLAAGIKKFKCATISEAEMLGTVGAPDVLLAYQPVGPKAVRLAELVQRFPKTAFSCLIDNATTAKQLSDIFLERKKVIPVYIDLNVGMNRTGIAPADALALFKACEAFEGIAVVGLHAYDGHLRDPDMSIRTQRCNEAFTSVEKLQADIRKESGKTLTIVAGGTPTYSIHSKRKMIECSPGTYIYWDIGYANTLKEQDYKFAALVVTRVISKPAPGIICVDLGHKSIASENPLTSRVTFLNGGALQPTGHSEEHMVLKVEDGRAYAVGDVLYGVPYHICPTIALHDRVAFVEDQQVKGYWTTLSRNRKITV, from the coding sequence ATGAAAACGGATTGGTTTGTTCTTCAAAACGCGGACGAGTTGGATACACCGGCGATGGTCGTGTATCCGGACCGTGTTATCGACAATATCAAAACCCTGGTGAACAGCATCGACGATGTGAAACGGTTGCGGCCGCATGTGAAAACACATAAGTCGGCGGAAGTAACCGCCATGATGCTGGCGGCGGGGATAAAGAAATTTAAGTGTGCCACCATTTCGGAAGCCGAGATGCTCGGCACCGTGGGGGCACCGGACGTGTTGCTCGCCTATCAGCCCGTTGGCCCTAAGGCCGTGCGACTGGCAGAACTGGTTCAGCGATTCCCAAAAACTGCCTTCAGTTGCCTGATCGATAATGCGACAACGGCCAAACAGCTTTCGGATATTTTCCTGGAACGAAAAAAAGTCATCCCCGTCTATATCGACCTCAACGTGGGCATGAACCGTACGGGGATTGCACCGGCCGACGCGCTCGCACTCTTCAAGGCCTGCGAAGCGTTTGAGGGTATCGCCGTCGTCGGCTTGCATGCTTATGATGGGCACCTGCGCGATCCCGATATGTCCATCCGTACACAGCGCTGCAACGAAGCCTTTACTTCCGTGGAGAAATTGCAAGCGGACATCCGGAAGGAAAGCGGCAAAACACTCACCATCGTCGCCGGTGGCACGCCCACCTATTCGATCCATTCCAAGCGCAAGATGATCGAATGCAGTCCGGGGACGTATATCTATTGGGATATTGGCTATGCCAACACCCTCAAAGAACAAGACTATAAATTTGCCGCCTTGGTGGTGACCCGCGTCATTTCGAAGCCGGCGCCGGGCATCATCTGCGTTGACCTGGGACACAAATCCATTGCTTCCGAAAACCCGTTGACGAGCCGCGTAACCTTTCTCAATGGCGGCGCCTTGCAACCCACCGGTCATAGCGAAGAGCACATGGTGTTGAAAGTTGAAGATGGAAGAGCGTATGCGGTAGGCGATGTCTTGTATGGCGTGCCCTATCACATTTGTCCCACCATCGCCCTACACGACCGCGTGGCCTTCGTAGAAGATCAACAGGTTAAAGGCTATTGGACCACCTTATCGCGCAACCGCAAGATCACGGTTTGA
- a CDS encoding gluconate:H+ symporter: protein MSILIILFCIALLVLFITRLKLNAFLAFLLIAILAGLLLGIEPAKITGSIQKGMGDMLGSLIIVVACGAMLGKLTADSGAAQQIATGLMKLFGERYIQWALMITGFIIGIPLFYNVGFVLVIPLIFSVAEKYKLPVVYIGVPMLAALSVTHGFLPPHPSPAALVGAFHADMGKTLMYGVLIAIPTVIIAGPLFSRALKNIHAPMLRTFKSETLPEDQLPSLGVSIFSSLLPVLLLGLTTFASGAVPEKGPLKTVMTFLSDPAIVMILSLAVATYTLGLRMHMPMKRIMDIYGESVKDIAMLLLIMGGAGSLKQILIDSGVSQEIGDLLNGLDVHPLVLGWAMACLIRVCVGSATVAGLTAVGIIMPVMSRPDVNPELMVLSIGAGSLMFSHVNDAGFWLFKEYFGLSIRDTIKSWSIMETIVAIAGLIGVMILNAII from the coding sequence ATGTCTATACTGATCATCCTGTTTTGCATTGCGCTCCTGGTTCTTTTCATCACCCGTCTCAAGCTCAACGCCTTCCTGGCCTTTTTACTGATCGCGATCCTGGCGGGACTGCTGCTCGGGATCGAGCCGGCAAAGATCACCGGGTCCATTCAGAAAGGTATGGGCGACATGCTGGGCTCCCTCATCATCGTCGTCGCCTGTGGTGCCATGCTGGGCAAACTCACGGCCGACAGCGGCGCGGCACAACAGATCGCCACCGGGCTCATGAAACTTTTTGGCGAGCGTTATATTCAATGGGCGCTTATGATCACCGGGTTCATCATCGGCATCCCGCTGTTTTACAACGTGGGTTTTGTGTTGGTGATCCCCCTGATCTTCTCGGTAGCGGAGAAATACAAGCTGCCCGTCGTCTACATCGGGGTGCCCATGCTGGCCGCGCTCTCGGTGACACACGGTTTCTTACCGCCTCACCCCTCTCCCGCCGCATTGGTAGGCGCATTTCATGCCGACATGGGAAAGACGTTGATGTATGGCGTGCTCATTGCGATACCCACCGTCATCATAGCGGGTCCGTTGTTTTCCAGGGCCTTGAAAAATATCCACGCGCCGATGTTGCGCACCTTCAAGTCGGAAACTTTGCCCGAAGACCAGTTACCCAGCCTGGGGGTTAGTATTTTCTCGTCCCTGCTTCCGGTTCTTCTGCTCGGGCTCACCACCTTTGCCAGCGGCGCCGTGCCTGAAAAAGGACCGCTCAAAACCGTCATGACATTCCTTAGCGACCCCGCCATCGTCATGATCCTCTCCCTGGCCGTGGCCACCTACACACTCGGCCTGCGCATGCACATGCCCATGAAACGCATCATGGACATTTATGGCGAATCGGTAAAAGACATCGCCATGCTCCTCCTCATCATGGGCGGCGCGGGCTCCCTGAAACAAATCCTCATCGACAGTGGCGTCAGCCAAGAGATCGGCGACCTGCTCAACGGCCTCGATGTACATCCGCTTGTGCTGGGATGGGCGATGGCCTGTCTCATTCGCGTATGCGTAGGTTCAGCAACGGTTGCCGGACTCACCGCCGTGGGCATCATCATGCCCGTCATGAGCCGGCCCGATGTGAATCCCGAATTGATGGTCCTCTCCATTGGAGCCGGCAGCCTCATGTTCTCGCACGTGAACGACGCCGGCTTCTGGCTCTTCAAAGAATATTTCGGCCTCAGCATCCGGGACACGATAAAATCATGGTCAATCATGGAAACGATTGTAGCGATCGCGGGATTGATTGGAGTGATGATTTTGAATGCGATTATTTGA
- the treS gene encoding maltose alpha-D-glucosyltransferase has translation MEEKKIERDNNILWYKDAIIYELHIKAFRDTNGDGIGDFGGLLEKLDYLKDLGVTAIWVLPFYPSPLKDDGYDIADYYSINPAYGDLDQFKLFLKEAHDRDLKVITELVINHTSDHHPWFQRARLAPKGSRHRDYYVWTDDPTQYKDVRIIFQDFEVSNWTWDPAAQQFYWHRFFYHQPDLNYDNPMVQEEVFKIIDYWCGMGVDGFRLDAVPYLFEREGTNGENLEETHDFLKKLRAHVDEYYPGTLLLAEANMWPEDSASYFGEGDECQMNYHFPLMPRMFMALQTEDRYPITDIFEQTPAIPDNCQWAIFLRNHDELTLEMVTDEERDYMYRVYVKDPKARINLGIRHRLAPLMANNRNKIELLNYLLFSLPGTPVIYYGDEIGMGDNFYLGDRDGVRTPMQWSSQRNAGFSETNPHQLYLPVILDPDYHYESVNVEIQSKNTSSLLWWMKRLINKRKQYKAFSHGDLKFIHCENPKILAFVRQHQEEAILVIVNLSRYIQPAELDLQDFRGYVPKEIFSNNKFPSIKDDGNYFFTMGAHACLWYALELAHPNIDRKIALPHVKVKAWADLTHRPMQEYLSEKVLPDYIMKMRWFGGKARIVENFRIVNQASVPLKEHGIIVWLIEVTYQSGLADLYQLPVAFGKDVFAAKLKDGCPQSIICTLTVHGEEGVLYDAIYGFEWQEMIFKNLAASHSLSWKEGALRFTGNDALHLYASTLNQLKPRVLGVEQSNTSIIYDNRFFLKLYRKVDRAVNPDVEISQYLGDTVNFKNVPAFAGKIEWRIGKDMIVLAMMQEMVESNSDAWAYMLDRLDDFNEKVLTESEGTFLPPMEGNLYHPLSYEEVPKEMQQFIEGAVAERVMLLGVRTAEMHLALARETSDPDFKPEPYSLHYQRSLFSGLQTLVRATFQSQQRQLDTLAPEVRQQAEAVLARKGEIMETFRGIYKKKIDVMKIRIHGDFHLGQVLFTGRDFVITDFEGEPARSFGERRLKRSPLRDVAGMIRSFHYAAYGSLFLDNQIRKEDHALLIPYVEQWYHYVSGFFMKAYQETVKGAPFMPAHPEDLKILMTTFLLEKAIYELNYEMNNRPDWLIIPLQGIQEILHDADENRVPAEEPVEADY, from the coding sequence ATGGAAGAGAAGAAGATCGAAAGGGACAACAACATCCTTTGGTATAAAGATGCGATCATCTACGAACTGCACATCAAAGCTTTTCGCGATACCAATGGCGACGGCATCGGCGACTTTGGCGGCCTGCTGGAAAAACTCGACTACCTCAAAGACCTCGGCGTCACCGCCATCTGGGTACTTCCGTTTTATCCCTCGCCTCTGAAAGACGATGGCTACGATATCGCCGACTACTACAGCATCAACCCCGCCTATGGCGACCTGGACCAATTCAAACTCTTCCTGAAAGAAGCACACGACCGCGACCTGAAAGTGATCACCGAACTGGTTATCAACCACACCTCCGACCACCATCCCTGGTTCCAACGCGCGCGTCTTGCTCCAAAAGGCTCACGCCATCGCGACTATTATGTCTGGACGGACGATCCCACACAATACAAGGACGTTCGCATCATTTTCCAGGACTTCGAAGTGTCCAACTGGACGTGGGATCCGGCCGCACAACAATTCTATTGGCACCGCTTTTTTTATCACCAGCCCGATCTGAACTACGACAACCCGATGGTGCAGGAAGAAGTGTTCAAGATCATCGACTATTGGTGTGGGATGGGTGTTGATGGCTTCCGCCTCGATGCCGTGCCCTACCTCTTCGAACGCGAGGGCACCAACGGCGAGAACCTGGAAGAGACGCATGACTTCCTGAAAAAACTCCGCGCCCACGTAGACGAATACTATCCCGGCACCTTGCTGCTCGCCGAAGCCAACATGTGGCCCGAAGACTCGGCGTCTTACTTTGGCGAGGGCGACGAATGCCAGATGAACTATCACTTCCCCCTCATGCCCCGCATGTTCATGGCCTTGCAAACCGAAGACCGCTATCCCATCACCGACATCTTCGAACAAACCCCCGCCATACCCGACAACTGCCAGTGGGCCATCTTCCTGCGCAACCACGACGAGCTCACCCTCGAGATGGTGACCGACGAAGAGCGCGACTACATGTATCGCGTCTATGTGAAAGACCCCAAGGCCCGCATCAACCTCGGCATCCGCCACCGCCTCGCTCCCTTGATGGCCAACAACCGGAACAAGATCGAGCTGTTGAACTACCTGCTCTTCTCCCTGCCCGGCACGCCCGTTATTTACTATGGCGACGAGATCGGGATGGGCGACAATTTTTACCTGGGCGACCGCGACGGTGTGCGCACCCCCATGCAGTGGTCGTCGCAAAGAAATGCCGGCTTCTCAGAGACCAACCCACACCAGCTTTATTTACCCGTGATCCTCGACCCGGACTATCACTACGAGTCCGTGAACGTCGAGATCCAAAGCAAGAACACTTCGTCGCTGCTGTGGTGGATGAAGCGCCTCATCAACAAGCGAAAACAATACAAAGCGTTTAGTCACGGTGATTTGAAATTCATCCACTGTGAAAATCCGAAAATACTGGCCTTCGTCCGCCAACACCAGGAAGAGGCGATCCTCGTGATTGTGAACCTTTCGCGCTACATCCAACCGGCCGAGCTCGACTTACAGGACTTCCGCGGCTATGTGCCGAAGGAGATCTTTAGCAACAATAAGTTTCCTTCCATAAAAGACGACGGCAACTATTTCTTCACCATGGGGGCGCACGCCTGCCTCTGGTATGCGCTGGAATTGGCCCACCCCAACATCGACCGCAAGATCGCCTTGCCTCATGTCAAAGTGAAGGCCTGGGCCGACCTCACGCACAGGCCCATGCAAGAATATCTTTCCGAAAAAGTCCTGCCCGACTACATCATGAAGATGCGGTGGTTCGGCGGCAAGGCCCGCATCGTGGAGAACTTCCGCATCGTGAACCAGGCGTCGGTGCCGCTGAAGGAGCACGGCATCATTGTGTGGTTGATCGAAGTGACCTATCAATCCGGGCTGGCCGATTTATATCAACTGCCGGTCGCTTTTGGAAAGGATGTCTTTGCCGCGAAACTAAAGGACGGTTGCCCACAATCCATCATCTGCACGCTCACCGTGCACGGCGAGGAGGGTGTTTTGTATGATGCCATCTATGGCTTCGAGTGGCAGGAAATGATCTTTAAGAACCTGGCGGCAAGCCATTCGCTGTCGTGGAAGGAGGGCGCGCTGCGGTTCACGGGCAACGACGCCCTGCACCTGTACGCGTCCACCCTAAACCAACTGAAACCCCGCGTGCTCGGGGTGGAGCAAAGCAATACCTCCATCATCTACGACAACCGTTTTTTCCTGAAGCTCTACCGCAAGGTAGACCGCGCCGTCAACCCCGACGTCGAAATTTCACAATACCTTGGCGACACCGTGAATTTCAAAAACGTGCCCGCCTTTGCCGGCAAGATCGAATGGCGCATTGGCAAAGACATGATCGTGTTGGCCATGATGCAGGAAATGGTGGAAAGCAACAGCGATGCCTGGGCCTACATGCTGGACCGCCTCGACGACTTCAATGAAAAGGTGCTCACCGAAAGTGAAGGCACGTTCCTGCCGCCCATGGAAGGAAATCTTTACCACCCGCTGTCGTACGAGGAAGTGCCCAAGGAAATGCAACAGTTCATCGAAGGTGCCGTGGCCGAACGGGTGATGCTGCTGGGTGTGCGCACAGCCGAAATGCACCTGGCGCTGGCACGCGAAACGTCCGATCCCGATTTCAAACCCGAGCCCTATTCGCTGCATTATCAACGTTCGCTGTTTTCAGGGTTGCAGACCCTGGTGCGCGCCACCTTCCAAAGCCAGCAACGCCAGCTTGACACCTTGGCGCCGGAAGTCCGGCAGCAGGCGGAAGCGGTGTTGGCGCGGAAGGGTGAGATCATGGAGACCTTTCGGGGCATCTATAAGAAGAAGATCGATGTGATGAAGATCCGTATCCATGGCGACTTCCATCTAGGTCAGGTGTTGTTCACCGGTCGCGATTTTGTGATCACCGACTTTGAAGGCGAACCCGCCCGCAGCTTTGGTGAACGAAGGCTGAAACGGTCGCCGCTGCGCGATGTCGCCGGCATGATCCGGTCCTTCCACTACGCCGCCTATGGAAGCTTGTTCCTCGACAACCAGATCCGTAAAGAAGATCACGCCCTGCTCATCCCGTATGTGGAGCAATGGTATCACTATGTCAGCGGATTTTTTATGAAAGCCTATCAGGAAACCGTAAAGGGAGCGCCGTTCATGCCGGCCCACCCCGAAGACTTGAAGATCCTGATGACCACGTTTCTTTTGGAAAAGGCCATCTATGAATTGAACTACGAAATGAACAATCGCCCCGATTGGCTGATCATTCCCCTCCAGGGCATCCAGGAGATTCTGCACGACGCCGACGAAAACAGGGTGCCGGCCGAAGAACCGGTGGAAGCCGACTATTAG
- a CDS encoding 3-oxoacyl-ACP synthase III family protein: MRYSKIVGLGHHVPETVITNQYLSTVMDTNNDWIIERTGIQERRWMDPAKDTVANMAAKATRMALTRAKLTEKDIDFIVFATITPDYFFPGSGVLLQRELGLDGRIGALDIRNACSGFIYALSVADQFIKSGMYKTILVIGAEIQSTALDITTRGRNTAVIFGDGAGAAILQPSDKPGILSTHLHSDGNFAEELYVKDPGSSRPHAERQPDQITDTSTFKVVMNGNQVFKHAVVRFMEVINEALDANHLKKEDINLLVPHQANLRISQYIQEKLALTDSQVYNNIMRYGNTTAASIPIAMSEAWAEGKIKENDLICLAAFGSGFTWASALLRW; this comes from the coding sequence ATGCGCTATTCAAAAATAGTAGGCCTCGGCCACCATGTCCCCGAAACCGTCATCACCAACCAATACCTTTCCACCGTCATGGACACCAACAATGACTGGATCATTGAGCGGACGGGCATCCAGGAACGCCGGTGGATGGATCCCGCCAAGGACACCGTTGCCAACATGGCCGCCAAAGCCACCCGCATGGCCCTGACGCGCGCAAAGCTCACCGAAAAGGATATCGACTTCATCGTCTTCGCCACCATCACCCCCGACTATTTCTTCCCCGGCAGCGGCGTGCTGCTGCAACGCGAGCTGGGTCTCGACGGCCGCATCGGCGCCCTCGACATACGCAACGCCTGCTCGGGGTTCATCTACGCCCTTTCGGTAGCCGACCAGTTTATCAAGAGCGGCATGTACAAGACCATCCTGGTGATCGGTGCTGAAATTCAATCCACGGCCCTGGACATCACCACGCGCGGACGCAACACGGCCGTGATCTTTGGCGACGGCGCCGGAGCGGCCATCCTGCAGCCTTCCGACAAACCGGGCATCCTTTCCACCCACCTCCACAGCGACGGCAACTTTGCCGAGGAGCTGTATGTGAAAGACCCCGGCAGCAGCCGGCCCCACGCCGAACGGCAGCCCGACCAGATCACGGACACGTCAACGTTCAAGGTGGTGATGAATGGCAACCAGGTGTTCAAACATGCCGTGGTGCGCTTTATGGAAGTGATCAACGAGGCGCTGGACGCCAACCACCTCAAAAAGGAAGATATCAACCTGCTGGTGCCCCACCAGGCCAACTTGCGCATCAGCCAATACATCCAAGAAAAGCTGGCCCTGACCGACAGCCAGGTGTACAACAACATTATGCGTTATGGCAACACCACCGCCGCCTCCATTCCCATTGCCATGAGCGAGGCCTGGGCCGAAGGGAAAATCAAGGAAAATGACTTAATTTGTTTAGCTGCATTTGGCAGCGGTTTCACCTGGGCTTCTGCTTTGCTCCGGTGGTGA
- a CDS encoding diacylglycerol/lipid kinase family protein — translation MKFVELIHNPKAGEGENTMADIVTLLKEEGYDCGYSSTPELEEGKKFTREADLVVIAGGDGTVRKTATYLMGSRLPLAILPMGTANNIAQTLAIKGGYRNIIRHWANSKKVSFDVGKLDGLKKERFFLEGLGFGVFPKLMDEIRDQKRNNGTPEENMRTALELLREIVLTYKARTCTIEIDDAHYTGTYILVEVMNISSIGPNLMLVPYANPGDGEFEVVLIAESQRDQFAEYLQRKMRGVEEPVFFNILKAKQLKIVWGGKRVHVDDASISLDGPTEIDITLQPGGLSFLAGEEYGIDKAK, via the coding sequence ATGAAATTTGTTGAGCTGATTCATAACCCAAAAGCCGGAGAAGGAGAAAATACGATGGCCGACATCGTTACCCTCCTGAAAGAAGAAGGTTACGACTGTGGTTATTCTTCCACACCGGAGTTGGAGGAGGGCAAGAAATTCACCAGGGAAGCAGACCTGGTGGTCATTGCCGGCGGCGACGGCACGGTCCGCAAAACGGCCACCTACCTGATGGGCAGCCGTCTGCCCCTGGCCATCCTCCCCATGGGCACCGCCAACAACATTGCGCAAACCCTGGCCATCAAGGGCGGCTACCGTAACATCATCCGCCATTGGGCAAACAGCAAAAAGGTTTCTTTCGACGTGGGTAAGCTGGACGGGCTGAAAAAGGAACGCTTCTTCCTGGAAGGACTCGGCTTTGGCGTGTTTCCAAAACTGATGGATGAAATACGCGACCAGAAGAGAAACAACGGCACCCCCGAAGAAAACATGCGTACAGCCCTGGAGTTGCTCCGTGAGATCGTGCTCACCTACAAAGCAAGAACCTGCACCATCGAAATAGACGATGCGCATTACACGGGCACCTACATTTTGGTGGAGGTCATGAACATCAGCTCGATCGGTCCCAACCTCATGCTGGTGCCATATGCCAACCCGGGCGACGGCGAATTTGAAGTGGTGCTCATCGCCGAATCGCAGCGCGACCAGTTTGCCGAATACCTGCAACGCAAGATGCGCGGCGTGGAAGAGCCGGTGTTCTTCAATATACTCAAAGCAAAACAACTGAAAATAGTGTGGGGCGGAAAACGTGTCCACGTCGACGACGCCTCCATCAGCCTGGACGGGCCGACCGAAATAGACATCACCCTTCAACCCGGGGGGCTGTCTTTTTTGGCGGGAGAAGAATATGGCATCGATAAAGCAAAATGA
- a CDS encoding RidA family protein produces MSATTSPDQNFEKLGLTLPPAPTPLGVYKPFLIVGNFVYVSGHGTVKEDKSLIIGRIGKDMTMEEGKLAAQQVGLAILATLKQNLGSFNKIKRVIKVLGMVNCTSDFERHPYVINGCSELFAKVWGEENGVGVRSAVGMGSLPDNIPVEIEAMFELV; encoded by the coding sequence ATGTCTGCAACAACCTCGCCTGATCAGAATTTCGAAAAACTTGGCCTCACGCTGCCTCCTGCTCCCACGCCACTAGGTGTTTACAAACCTTTTTTGATCGTGGGTAATTTTGTTTACGTATCCGGTCATGGTACGGTGAAGGAAGATAAAAGCCTGATCATTGGGCGCATTGGCAAGGATATGACGATGGAGGAAGGCAAACTCGCTGCGCAACAGGTGGGGCTTGCCATCTTGGCGACGCTGAAGCAGAACCTGGGTAGCTTCAATAAGATCAAGCGGGTGATCAAGGTTTTGGGTATGGTGAATTGCACGTCCGACTTTGAACGGCATCCTTATGTCATCAACGGCTGTAGCGAATTGTTTGCCAAGGTTTGGGGTGAAGAGAACGGTGTGGGTGTGCGCAGCGCCGTGGGGATGGGGTCGCTGCCGGATAATATTCCTGTGGAAATTGAGGCCATGTTTGAACTGGTGTAG
- a CDS encoding dipeptidase: protein MFTIDAHLDLSMNAMEWNRDLRRPIVEMRAREQGMTDKPDRGNNVVNFEELRKGDIGVVVATQIARYVAPGNTLPGWNSPSQAWAQTQAQLAWYREMEEAGELKPITTWSELEKHVAYWNDNTPKNNKAIGYIRSLEGADSIVTLKHLERAYAQGLRAVGPAHYGPGRYAQGTNATGGMGAAGKALLKEMERLNIILDATHLCDDSFREAMDNFNGHVWASHHNCRAIVDHNRQFSDDQLKELIARGAVIGGVMDAWMMVPNWVRGVSTPRGTNCNLEVLIDHMDHICQLAGNADHIGIGSDLDGGYGKEQSPYDIETIADLQTFPGLLAKRGYSAGDIEKIMHGNWLRFLKRAWS from the coding sequence ATGTTTACGATCGACGCCCACCTGGACCTGAGTATGAATGCTATGGAATGGAACCGCGACTTGCGGAGACCCATTGTCGAAATGCGGGCCCGCGAACAAGGCATGACCGACAAACCCGACCGCGGCAACAACGTGGTGAACTTCGAAGAACTCCGCAAGGGAGACATCGGCGTGGTGGTCGCCACACAAATTGCGCGCTATGTGGCCCCGGGCAATACCCTTCCCGGCTGGAATTCTCCATCCCAGGCCTGGGCGCAAACGCAAGCCCAACTGGCTTGGTACCGGGAAATGGAAGAAGCCGGCGAATTAAAACCGATTACCACGTGGAGTGAATTGGAAAAACATGTGGCGTACTGGAACGACAACACGCCAAAAAACAACAAGGCCATCGGCTATATCCGCAGCCTGGAAGGCGCCGACTCCATCGTCACGTTGAAACACCTGGAGCGCGCCTATGCACAAGGGCTGCGCGCGGTTGGCCCGGCGCACTACGGGCCTGGAAGATATGCGCAAGGCACGAATGCCACGGGTGGCATGGGGGCTGCCGGCAAGGCGTTGTTAAAGGAAATGGAACGCCTCAACATCATCCTCGACGCCACGCACCTTTGCGACGACAGCTTCCGCGAAGCGATGGATAATTTTAACGGCCATGTGTGGGCCAGCCATCACAACTGCCGGGCTATTGTAGATCACAACCGCCAGTTCAGCGATGACCAGTTGAAAGAACTCATCGCACGGGGTGCGGTGATCGGTGGTGTGATGGATGCCTGGATGATGGTGCCGAACTGGGTGCGAGGGGTTTCTACGCCGCGGGGTACGAATTGTAATTTGGAGGTGCTCATCGATCATATGGATCATATCTGTCAGTTGGCGGGGAACGCAGACCACATTGGAATCGGGTCGGACTTGGATGGAGGGTATGGAAAGGAACAGAGTCCCTACGATATCGAGACGATTGCGGATTTACAGACGTTCCCGGGTTTGCTGGCCAAGCGTGGATATTCGGCGGGGGATATTGAAAAGATAATGCATGGGAATTGGTTGCGCTTTTTGAAGAGAGCTTGGAGCTGA
- the surE gene encoding 5'/3'-nucleotidase SurE, with translation MRILVTNDDGIYSPGIAALARIAARFGEVRVVAPDVEQSSMGHAITASRPLFYKKSPVTFEGLEAYRVNGTPADCVALGSHLWAQTDVVLSGINMGPNLGNSMWHSGTLAGAKQAALLGMKGIALSTPVGKTEPDFKTLEPYVEKVLGLLLENPNLTLANVNFPPHPTGIQWTRQAVQQYDGRIVPGTDPMGRKHYWFTVVPLEDAEEGTDRWAIDKGLVSITPLRLDLTNEKELMAVLQKTPVQ, from the coding sequence ATGCGCATTTTGGTAACAAACGACGACGGCATTTACAGCCCGGGCATTGCGGCGCTGGCGCGGATTGCGGCACGTTTCGGCGAGGTTAGGGTGGTTGCTCCCGATGTGGAGCAGTCGTCTATGGGGCATGCCATTACAGCTTCCCGCCCGCTGTTCTATAAAAAATCGCCTGTGACCTTCGAAGGGCTGGAGGCGTACCGCGTAAACGGCACACCCGCCGATTGCGTCGCGCTAGGCTCGCACTTGTGGGCCCAAACCGACGTGGTGTTGTCGGGCATCAACATGGGACCGAACCTGGGCAATTCGATGTGGCATTCGGGCACGCTGGCCGGTGCAAAACAAGCGGCCTTGTTGGGCATGAAGGGCATCGCGCTGAGCACTCCCGTCGGCAAAACCGAACCCGATTTCAAGACGCTGGAGCCCTACGTCGAGAAAGTGCTGGGCCTGCTGTTGGAGAATCCCAACCTCACGCTGGCAAACGTGAACTTCCCTCCCCATCCAACCGGCATTCAATGGACACGCCAGGCCGTGCAGCAATACGATGGCAGGATCGTGCCCGGCACCGACCCCATGGGCCGCAAGCACTATTGGTTCACGGTGGTGCCCCTGGAAGACGCCGAGGAAGGCACCGATCGCTGGGCGATAGACAAAGGATTGGTTTCCATCACCCCCCTGCGGCTGGACCTCACCAACGAAAAAGAACTGATGGCCGTCTTGCAGAAGACGCCGGTGCAATAG